One part of the Elusimicrobiaceae bacterium genome encodes these proteins:
- a CDS encoding PhoH family protein: MKKTFILDTNVLLHDVDSIYAFEDNDIVIPMVVIEELDQFKSEGDTRGRNARIVSRELDALRQKGRLNEGVKLPKGGMLKIELDKTNILPQALSLNKSDNSILNIAYTMAKKEGSYRKAQAPVIVVTKDINMRLKAEALGLAAQDYTSDKVNVDELYTGVAEVEVPAEKIDAFYRDKKLSLPKDTYFPNQFLILKAAGDAKKSAIGRVSNHGELLLKPLSTQEPVAWGIKPLNKEQRFAMELLLDDSLDIVTLVGTAGTGKTLITLATGLQRTMDENAYRRMVVCRSIVPVGKDLGFLPGTKEEKLEAWMGAIYDNLAFLADRKNPEEGEEKAHYLLDSGKIEIASVTHMRGRSLPGQYMIVDDAQNLTPHEMKTILTRAGEGTKIIITGDPYQIDTPYLDVESNGLTYIVDRLKGQPSYGHITFTKTERSRLADMASKLL; encoded by the coding sequence ATGAAAAAAACATTTATTTTAGACACCAATGTTTTGTTGCATGATGTAGATTCTATCTACGCCTTCGAAGATAATGATATTGTTATTCCGATGGTCGTCATTGAAGAATTGGACCAGTTCAAAAGCGAAGGCGACACCCGCGGCAGGAACGCCCGCATTGTCTCCCGAGAGTTAGATGCCCTGCGTCAAAAAGGCCGGTTAAACGAAGGCGTGAAATTACCCAAGGGCGGCATGTTGAAAATTGAACTGGATAAAACCAACATTTTACCGCAAGCATTGTCCTTAAATAAATCCGACAATTCCATTTTGAACATTGCCTACACCATGGCCAAAAAAGAGGGCTCTTATAGAAAAGCACAGGCCCCCGTTATCGTGGTGACTAAAGATATTAATATGCGCTTAAAAGCAGAGGCTTTGGGCCTTGCGGCGCAAGATTACACGTCGGACAAAGTAAACGTAGATGAACTATACACCGGCGTAGCGGAAGTGGAAGTTCCTGCCGAAAAAATAGATGCTTTTTACCGCGACAAAAAATTATCTTTGCCCAAAGATACCTATTTTCCCAATCAGTTTTTGATTTTGAAAGCCGCCGGAGATGCCAAAAAGTCCGCTATCGGACGTGTGTCTAATCACGGCGAACTTTTGCTCAAACCGCTTTCAACTCAAGAACCGGTAGCCTGGGGCATTAAACCCTTAAACAAAGAACAGCGCTTTGCCATGGAATTATTGCTCGATGATAGTTTGGACATTGTGACCTTGGTCGGCACCGCAGGCACCGGTAAAACGTTAATTACGTTAGCCACCGGATTGCAACGCACCATGGACGAAAATGCATATCGCCGCATGGTCGTGTGCCGCTCTATCGTACCGGTGGGAAAAGATTTGGGTTTTTTACCCGGAACGAAAGAAGAGAAATTGGAAGCATGGATGGGCGCCATTTATGACAACTTGGCATTCCTAGCAGACCGCAAAAACCCGGAAGAAGGCGAGGAAAAAGCGCATTACCTGTTAGATAGCGGTAAGATTGAAATCGCTTCCGTAACGCATATGCGCGGACGCTCTCTGCCGGGACAATATATGATTGTCGATGATGCCCAAAACCTCACACCGCACGAAATGAAAACTATTTTGACTCGCGCCGGAGAAGGCACCAAAATCATCATCACGGGCGACCCGTATCAAATTGATACGCCGTACTTAGATGTGGAATCCAACGGATTGACCTATATTGTGGACCGCTTAAAAGGCCAACCCTCTTACGGGCATATCACGTTTACCAAGACAGAACGCAGCCGCCTGGCGGATATGGCCTCCAAATTGTTGTAA
- a CDS encoding type II secretion system protein yields the protein MKKGFTLIELLVVVLIIGILSAIALPQYEKAVTKAKITEMKVIAHSLYEAGEAYRLETGQYPADTSGLVLNFGQNVMNKYDISCLAPENATFRSCQVSLRTYKKDDVMGVIYSWTGVYTATDQSYQLRRATAANATTPWGFTAKDCVPYGGHLVNTPSGNGCVLN from the coding sequence ATGAAAAAAGGTTTTACTTTGATTGAATTACTGGTAGTAGTACTCATTATCGGTATTTTGTCAGCGATTGCCTTGCCGCAATATGAGAAGGCAGTCACAAAAGCAAAAATAACTGAGATGAAAGTAATAGCTCATTCTCTCTATGAAGCGGGTGAAGCATATCGTTTAGAAACAGGTCAATACCCTGCAGACACTTCGGGGTTAGTATTGAATTTTGGACAGAATGTGATGAATAAATATGACATTAGTTGTTTAGCACCGGAAAATGCAACTTTTCGATCTTGTCAGGTGAGTCTACGTACGTACAAAAAGGATGACGTTATGGGAGTAATATATTCTTGGACTGGTGTCTACACTGCTACGGATCAATCCTATCAATTAAGAAGAGCAACTGCGGCTAATGCAACAACTCCTTGGGGATTTACTGCAAAAGATTGCGTTCCTTATGGAGGACATTTAGTTAATACGCCAAGCGGTAATGGCTGTGTGCTAAATTAA
- a CDS encoding NUDIX domain-containing protein has translation MIVSEFSCGGVILDGRKVLLVQVKNMKGKKIWTFPKGHIEAGETPRQAALREVLEETGYKAVIVRPMIRVKYAFTFQGNYIKKMVQWYLMKKLGRIGKHDASEILSIRWVSLLKARELVQYPSDIRLVEMLLSSLHIEPAEEPETEEK, from the coding sequence ATGATAGTATCTGAATTTTCTTGCGGCGGTGTGATACTGGACGGACGAAAAGTATTACTGGTGCAAGTAAAAAATATGAAGGGCAAAAAAATATGGACTTTTCCCAAAGGCCATATTGAGGCAGGGGAAACTCCCCGTCAGGCGGCCCTGCGCGAAGTGCTGGAAGAAACCGGCTACAAAGCCGTTATCGTCCGGCCGATGATTCGCGTAAAATATGCTTTCACCTTCCAAGGTAATTACATCAAAAAAATGGTGCAGTGGTATTTAATGAAAAAACTGGGACGCATTGGTAAACATGATGCGTCGGAAATTTTGTCTATTCGGTGGGTGTCACTACTTAAAGCGCGTGAGTTGGTGCAATACCCCAGCGATATCCGGCTGGTGGAAATGCTACTTTCTTCCTTACATATTGAGCCGGCCGAAGAACCCGAAACAGAAGAAAAATAA
- the gatA gene encoding Asp-tRNA(Asn)/Glu-tRNA(Gln) amidotransferase subunit GatA — translation MKTVLEIAHAVQTGAQTARAAVEEALAAIEKLNPTLNAFVEVWAEEALQRADEIDARRARGEKLGLLAGVPVGIKDNILYKGHKATCCSKMLASYVAPYNSTVVNKLLAADAIIVGRTNMDEFAMGSSNQTSVYGPARNPVDTQRVPGGSSGGSAAAVAAGMVPAALGTDTGGSVRQPAAFCGVVGIKPGYGRISRYGVVAFSSGADQVGVLASDVAGAARMLEVLCGRDENDSTSLPDEVPAFSQHFTKDIKGLKVGMPKGFLDDLDPQIKTAVLQAAEQLKQLGAQLVDIEVPHAKYSAPCYYIITSAEASSNLARFDGIRYGYNDQTTSNLNDYYEVSRAPFGVEVKKRIIIGATALKAENYADCYLQAVKVRELIKQDFVKAFEQVDVILTPTSPMTAFKLGEHADNPLAVYLADLYTCQGNIGGLAGISVPCGKDKRGLPIGLQFYGPILQEEKILNAAYHFEKKA, via the coding sequence ATGAAAACAGTATTGGAAATTGCACACGCTGTACAAACCGGAGCTCAAACGGCCCGCGCCGCGGTGGAAGAGGCCTTAGCCGCTATTGAAAAATTAAATCCTACTTTGAACGCTTTTGTAGAGGTATGGGCGGAAGAGGCTTTGCAACGCGCGGATGAAATAGATGCGCGCCGTGCCCGCGGAGAAAAATTAGGATTGTTAGCCGGAGTGCCGGTAGGAATTAAAGATAACATTTTATATAAAGGGCACAAAGCGACCTGTTGTTCCAAGATGTTGGCCAGTTACGTTGCGCCGTACAATTCCACGGTAGTCAATAAATTGTTGGCGGCCGATGCAATTATTGTCGGGCGCACCAATATGGATGAATTTGCCATGGGTAGCAGTAACCAAACCTCTGTCTATGGACCGGCCCGCAACCCTGTAGATACTCAACGAGTACCCGGCGGTAGTTCGGGGGGTAGTGCCGCGGCCGTGGCGGCCGGTATGGTACCGGCGGCTTTGGGCACCGATACAGGCGGATCAGTGCGTCAACCGGCGGCTTTTTGCGGCGTAGTGGGCATTAAACCCGGTTATGGGCGTATTTCTCGTTATGGAGTAGTGGCATTTTCTTCCGGAGCAGATCAGGTTGGTGTGCTTGCTTCTGATGTGGCCGGTGCGGCGCGTATGCTGGAAGTGTTATGCGGCCGGGATGAAAATGATTCCACCTCTCTTCCCGATGAAGTGCCTGCATTTAGTCAGCATTTTACGAAGGATATTAAAGGGCTCAAAGTCGGCATGCCCAAAGGATTTTTGGACGATTTAGATCCGCAGATTAAAACGGCGGTTTTGCAAGCGGCTGAGCAACTGAAGCAATTGGGTGCTCAATTGGTAGATATTGAAGTGCCACATGCCAAATATTCGGCCCCGTGCTACTATATTATTACCAGCGCAGAAGCGAGCTCCAACTTAGCCCGCTTTGACGGTATCCGATATGGCTATAATGACCAGACTACCTCTAATCTGAACGATTACTACGAAGTATCCCGCGCGCCTTTTGGCGTCGAGGTGAAAAAACGTATTATTATTGGAGCTACGGCATTGAAAGCGGAAAATTACGCGGATTGTTATTTGCAGGCAGTCAAAGTGCGAGAGCTGATTAAACAAGATTTCGTAAAAGCATTTGAGCAGGTAGATGTCATCTTGACGCCTACTTCTCCGATGACCGCTTTTAAGCTGGGCGAACATGCCGATAATCCGCTGGCGGTTTATTTGGCAGACTTATATACTTGTCAGGGAAATATCGGTGGACTGGCCGGTATCAGTGTTCCGTGCGGAAAGGATAAACGGGGATTGCCGATTGGCTTGCAATTCTACGGGCCGATTTTGCAGGAAGAAAAAATATTAAATGCGGCGTATCATTTTGAGAAGAAAGCATGA
- a CDS encoding aspartyl/glutamyl-tRNA amidotransferase subunit C: MILEKDNAAQCARMTKIRLTQQETADYEKQLQDLFGWMKELAEVDTTAVPETSLARAAYLRPDEPITDEPLAEALVAAFPAKEGHCAKVKKVL, encoded by the coding sequence ATGATATTAGAAAAAGACAATGCGGCTCAATGTGCCCGTATGACCAAAATCCGTCTTACCCAGCAAGAAACAGCCGACTATGAAAAACAATTGCAAGATTTATTTGGTTGGATGAAAGAGCTGGCTGAAGTAGATACTACTGCGGTGCCGGAAACATCTTTAGCTCGCGCGGCGTATTTGCGCCCGGACGAGCCCATTACCGATGAGCCGCTGGCGGAAGCGTTGGTGGCGGCATTCCCTGCCAAAGAAGGCCATTGTGCCAAGGTGAAAAAGGTGCTCTAA
- a CDS encoding class I SAM-dependent rRNA methyltransferase, giving the protein MLEIQLKPKEQRRIAAGHYWIFSNEIAHLDTSIEPGTLVRVLDSDGNCVGTGFFNPHSLIAVRLVQKGAEELPEDFIFQNLDAAYDLRKEIGVRKYGRMCYGESDQLPGLIVDRFGDILVVEILTAGMEKQKEAIIAALKKIFKPKGIYFRADSAFRGLEGLNNTPEVVGEVPDTVLIEENGAKFEVPLRVGQKTGYYYDQRENRAFLKPYFKDKLVVDLYSYIGSFGIVAALNGAAQVWGVDSSAAAVELANKNAELNGVKEIAVYHRDDAERVLSAMKKKELPDQPDMVLLDPPAFAKSRKNLPQAVGLYVKLVKMALEGLEKNGYLAFSTCSHHISRELFVDIIRQGVSKSGKRAVLVELRGQAKDHPVLIGMPETDYLHFALIQVK; this is encoded by the coding sequence ATGCTTGAAATACAACTCAAACCCAAAGAACAGCGCCGCATAGCAGCCGGGCACTATTGGATTTTTTCCAATGAAATTGCCCATCTGGATACTTCCATTGAGCCGGGTACGCTAGTTCGTGTACTCGACAGCGATGGCAATTGCGTGGGGACCGGATTTTTTAATCCGCATAGTTTAATTGCGGTGCGTTTGGTGCAAAAAGGGGCGGAAGAATTGCCGGAAGATTTTATCTTTCAAAATTTAGACGCCGCTTATGACTTGCGTAAAGAAATCGGCGTCCGAAAATACGGCCGTATGTGTTACGGGGAAAGTGACCAACTGCCCGGGCTGATTGTAGATCGTTTCGGTGATATTTTGGTGGTGGAAATTTTAACAGCCGGCATGGAAAAACAAAAAGAAGCCATCATCGCCGCGTTAAAGAAAATTTTTAAACCCAAAGGCATTTATTTCCGTGCGGACAGTGCTTTTCGCGGGTTAGAGGGATTAAACAATACGCCCGAAGTGGTAGGGGAAGTGCCGGATACGGTGCTGATTGAAGAAAACGGAGCTAAATTTGAAGTGCCTTTGCGCGTAGGCCAAAAGACCGGTTATTATTATGACCAACGTGAAAACCGCGCTTTCTTAAAACCTTATTTCAAAGATAAACTGGTGGTGGATTTATATTCGTACATCGGTTCTTTTGGCATTGTGGCGGCTTTGAACGGGGCCGCACAAGTGTGGGGAGTGGATTCTTCCGCCGCGGCCGTGGAACTGGCCAACAAAAATGCCGAGCTCAACGGGGTAAAAGAGATTGCCGTGTATCACCGGGATGATGCGGAGCGCGTGCTTTCTGCCATGAAAAAGAAAGAACTGCCCGATCAACCCGATATGGTGCTGTTAGATCCGCCGGCTTTTGCCAAAAGCCGCAAAAATTTACCGCAAGCGGTAGGCTTGTATGTTAAATTGGTCAAGATGGCCTTGGAAGGGCTTGAGAAAAACGGTTATCTGGCTTTTTCTACGTGCTCGCACCATATTTCGCGCGAACTGTTTGTGGATATTATTCGCCAAGGTGTCAGCAAATCCGGTAAACGTGCAGTACTAGTGGAACTGCGCGGCCAAGCTAAAGACCATCCGGTATTAATCGGTATGCCGGAGACAGATTATTTACACTTCGCCTTAATACAAGTGAAATAG
- a CDS encoding AsmA family protein has product MSKKEQTTTKKTKKSSAWHWVGRLFTILLRTLLFVVMLVFLIGGVSWVAISHMFNAQQISQAMTYQLQKVFNRPVIISSLDLKFLNTVELKGFAVLDSEVQPGEEVVSAESVLIRYQLLPLLDHELIIDEVTLQKPRINVLRAEDGIYNVPPVKMSEAQPTYVNEQTGQKWQIKIEDWRIRNGVMSYKDLKSGVSHAIYGLNMHFRKLRFNDWSDFRLETVLRNQWGDNISDLEIRGVGQINFADFRWTKFGLRNFKTHVAVFRKPVNMTIDLENLRQPTFSLQAKAPAFDQQDLSVFKKDLPVFSVPATTLSVKGNLNDTYTHLTLEETTLHSNLTSVTASGEIDFASAPVTADITFKTDSTDLNTLSKHWPALNRFKLAGQTAASGNYQSNKGRNVLPQLELTAKNVTGDFWGFKAKDVNGQFIAKKNFTDLYAKTTSGQVHVADTVFDELKMTGSYRNDDVYAYISSALLNKVPLKLRLSINKIKKDNRTIDTSIYLKHFDPMAFIGVVADFVDVILAIPEKPSAPTPLQTGELAWMRNFRDRLPTFMPRFSGTLYADTFGSSVLSGKRFNAEFAFTGLLPGAADLDGTVDMKLEDGIIHQMEKVAEEQEALSVTYTPFIMLHRMESSGSFKVGEVLKDVAFEEMAVSTDFKKGTMIINNAFTQGPIISAAVSGWTDWVRETFELVIWTMITPSSRRGVLAENLTDENGNPALSFKVSSSMLKPKLEMLRAKKTNEQITAARARGLRTNFTKSKEFVKGEFNAKK; this is encoded by the coding sequence ATGAGCAAAAAAGAACAGACTACAACTAAGAAAACAAAGAAATCTAGCGCGTGGCATTGGGTGGGCCGGTTGTTTACAATACTGCTGCGCACGTTGTTGTTTGTAGTCATGCTTGTATTTTTGATCGGTGGGGTGTCGTGGGTGGCGATAAGCCATATGTTTAACGCCCAGCAAATCAGTCAGGCCATGACCTATCAATTGCAAAAAGTATTTAACCGGCCTGTCATCATTTCTTCTTTGGATCTGAAATTCTTAAATACCGTGGAGCTGAAGGGTTTTGCCGTGTTGGACAGTGAAGTGCAACCGGGCGAAGAGGTGGTGTCGGCCGAATCTGTATTGATTCGTTATCAGTTATTACCCTTGTTAGATCATGAACTGATTATTGATGAAGTCACCCTGCAAAAACCGCGTATTAATGTTTTGCGTGCGGAAGACGGTATTTATAATGTACCTCCCGTAAAAATGTCTGAAGCGCAACCCACGTATGTCAATGAACAAACCGGTCAGAAATGGCAAATTAAAATTGAAGACTGGCGCATTCGCAACGGGGTAATGAGTTATAAAGATTTAAAAAGCGGAGTCAGCCATGCCATTTACGGGCTCAATATGCATTTTCGGAAATTGAGATTTAATGATTGGTCTGATTTTCGCTTGGAAACCGTACTGCGCAATCAATGGGGAGATAATATTTCTGATTTAGAGATACGCGGAGTGGGACAAATTAATTTTGCAGATTTTAGATGGACCAAGTTTGGACTGCGTAATTTCAAAACGCATGTGGCGGTTTTCCGTAAGCCGGTAAATATGACGATAGATTTGGAAAATTTACGCCAACCTACTTTTTCCTTACAGGCCAAAGCGCCTGCTTTTGACCAACAAGATTTATCCGTTTTCAAAAAAGATTTACCCGTTTTTAGCGTTCCTGCTACGACTTTATCGGTGAAAGGAAATCTGAACGATACCTATACCCATTTAACACTGGAAGAAACCACCCTTCACAGTAATTTAACCTCGGTTACGGCTAGCGGAGAAATCGATTTTGCCAGTGCACCGGTAACGGCAGATATCACGTTTAAGACAGATTCAACGGACTTAAATACGCTTAGCAAGCACTGGCCGGCACTCAATCGATTCAAGTTAGCCGGTCAAACTGCCGCATCCGGTAATTATCAGTCTAATAAGGGCCGCAATGTTTTGCCTCAATTGGAATTAACCGCCAAAAATGTAACGGGTGATTTTTGGGGATTTAAGGCAAAAGATGTAAACGGGCAGTTTATCGCCAAGAAGAATTTTACGGATTTGTATGCCAAGACTACTTCGGGTCAAGTACATGTAGCCGATACTGTTTTTGACGAATTAAAAATGACAGGATCGTACCGTAATGATGATGTGTATGCGTACATTTCTTCGGCGTTACTTAACAAAGTGCCGCTCAAATTAAGACTGTCTATTAATAAAATCAAAAAAGACAACCGTACTATTGATACATCTATTTACTTAAAGCATTTTGATCCGATGGCTTTTATTGGGGTAGTAGCGGATTTCGTGGATGTTATTTTAGCGATTCCGGAAAAACCGTCCGCCCCCACTCCGTTGCAGACGGGAGAGTTGGCTTGGATGCGTAATTTCCGCGATCGTTTGCCGACCTTTATGCCTCGTTTTTCGGGTACGTTATATGCTGATACTTTTGGCAGCAGTGTCTTGTCCGGTAAGCGATTTAATGCAGAGTTTGCGTTTACAGGGCTGTTGCCGGGTGCGGCAGATTTAGATGGTACTGTGGATATGAAACTGGAAGACGGTATCATTCATCAAATGGAAAAAGTAGCGGAAGAACAAGAGGCTTTAAGCGTTACTTATACCCCATTTATTATGTTGCACCGGATGGAAAGCAGCGGAAGTTTTAAGGTGGGGGAAGTGCTCAAAGATGTGGCATTTGAAGAAATGGCTGTTTCAACGGACTTCAAAAAGGGTACAATGATTATTAACAACGCTTTTACGCAGGGGCCGATTATTTCGGCGGCAGTGTCCGGATGGACGGACTGGGTGCGTGAAACATTTGAGCTGGTGATTTGGACGATGATTACTCCTTCGTCTCGGCGCGGTGTGCTGGCGGAAAATTTGACCGATGAAAACGGCAATCCGGCACTTTCCTTTAAGGTGTCTTCTTCCATGTTAAAACCTAAACTGGAAATGCTGCGTGCCAAAAAAACCAATGAACAAATCACAGCTGCCCGTGCGCGTGGTTTGCGTACGAATTTTACGAAGAGTAAAGAATTTGTGAAAGGAGAGTTTAATGCCAAGAAATAA
- a CDS encoding M50 family metallopeptidase: MNKWIKLLIAILLMPTVFWVGVETVGAFFYVLKDFQVAVGLLAGAALYCVIHFGGYKFERMYVWAHETTHAVAALLCGYRVHSITVNKDNGHVTMDRYNTMVVLAPYFVPFYAILTGFLYLAVDLFVDAAPYRSAFVFVVGFFMAFHFVQTFQTLWEVDQPDLKLAGGRVFSAVMIILCNALVLVLVLKLLFPQRVHLLEMAATIGRESWHVWKLIFHFVAGWFSSNPSSAV; the protein is encoded by the coding sequence ATGAACAAATGGATTAAATTACTCATTGCAATTTTATTAATGCCTACGGTGTTTTGGGTGGGCGTAGAAACGGTGGGGGCTTTTTTCTACGTCTTAAAAGACTTTCAGGTGGCCGTAGGACTATTAGCCGGGGCGGCACTTTATTGTGTGATCCATTTTGGCGGATATAAATTTGAACGGATGTATGTATGGGCGCACGAAACAACGCACGCTGTGGCGGCTTTGTTGTGTGGGTACCGCGTGCATTCTATTACGGTCAACAAAGATAACGGACATGTCACAATGGACCGTTACAATACGATGGTAGTATTGGCTCCTTATTTTGTGCCGTTCTATGCTATTTTAACGGGGTTTTTATATTTGGCAGTTGATTTGTTCGTAGATGCGGCTCCCTATCGTTCGGCCTTCGTGTTTGTGGTAGGATTTTTCATGGCATTTCATTTTGTACAAACCTTTCAAACTTTGTGGGAAGTGGACCAACCTGATTTGAAACTAGCCGGCGGACGTGTGTTCTCGGCGGTTATGATTATTTTATGTAATGCCTTGGTGCTGGTATTAGTATTAAAATTACTGTTTCCGCAACGGGTGCATTTATTAGAGATGGCGGCTACTATCGGAAGAGAAAGCTGGCACGTGTGGAAACTGATTTTTCATTTTGTGGCGGGATGGTTTTCCTCTAATCCTTCCAGTGCAGTATGA
- the gcvPB gene encoding aminomethyl-transferring glycine dehydrogenase subunit GcvPB encodes MQEILKTSKLSIEKSHAGRRGVRFEKPQFGPEKYVPAKYLRKTKDRLPELTEQDTVRHFTNLSRQNYCLDSHFYPLGSCTMKYNPKAYDVLSNLDKFAQAHPFAPEQAVQGTLEMLYNLQEMLKEITGLAAFTLQPAAGAHGELTGILTARAYFDALKDKKRTEVIVPDTAHGTNPATSHMAGYQVINIKSGADGRVDLQALKNALSERTAVVMLTVPNTVGLFEKEIRQIAQLVHDAGALLYMDGANFNALIGSAKPADFGIDIMHLNLHKTFAAPHGGGGPGAGPVGATEKLAPYLPKPMVTKTAKGSYTLSGKMPKSLGKMKSFYGNIAVCIRAYCYLRQFDGKTLKTISEDAVLSANYMRVLLKEAFPAFFDSACMHECVLTIQKEKMNGVHTSDVAKRLLDYGFYAPTIYFPLIVPEALMIEPTETESRDMLEAFAEALKKIFEEAQNAPEAVKQAPHTQPVARIDEVGAAREPNLHW; translated from the coding sequence ATGCAAGAGATTTTGAAAACCAGTAAACTCAGTATTGAAAAATCCCACGCGGGCCGGCGCGGTGTGCGTTTTGAAAAACCGCAATTTGGACCGGAAAAATATGTGCCGGCCAAGTATTTGCGCAAAACCAAAGACCGCTTGCCTGAACTTACAGAACAGGATACCGTGCGGCATTTTACCAATTTGTCCCGTCAGAATTATTGTTTGGACAGCCATTTCTATCCATTGGGTTCTTGCACGATGAAATACAATCCAAAAGCCTATGATGTGCTTAGCAATTTAGATAAATTTGCGCAAGCACATCCTTTTGCTCCGGAGCAAGCGGTGCAAGGGACTTTGGAGATGCTGTATAATCTGCAAGAAATGCTCAAAGAAATTACCGGACTAGCGGCCTTTACGTTGCAGCCGGCAGCCGGAGCTCATGGAGAACTAACCGGTATTTTGACGGCGCGTGCTTATTTTGATGCCTTAAAAGACAAAAAGCGTACGGAAGTAATTGTGCCCGACACGGCGCATGGTACCAATCCGGCCACTTCTCATATGGCGGGCTATCAGGTGATAAATATAAAATCCGGCGCGGATGGACGTGTGGATTTACAGGCCTTAAAAAATGCTTTGTCAGAGCGGACCGCTGTGGTTATGTTAACGGTGCCCAATACAGTAGGTCTTTTTGAAAAAGAAATACGTCAAATTGCCCAGTTAGTACATGACGCCGGTGCCTTGTTATACATGGACGGAGCCAATTTTAATGCACTGATCGGTTCTGCTAAACCGGCAGACTTTGGCATTGATATCATGCACTTGAATTTGCATAAGACTTTTGCGGCTCCTCATGGCGGCGGCGGCCCGGGGGCTGGCCCTGTGGGGGCTACGGAAAAATTAGCTCCGTATTTACCTAAACCGATGGTAACCAAAACCGCCAAAGGCAGCTACACGCTAAGTGGGAAAATGCCGAAAAGTTTGGGGAAAATGAAATCTTTTTATGGAAATATCGCGGTATGTATCCGTGCCTATTGTTATTTGCGTCAGTTTGACGGAAAAACATTAAAAACGATTTCAGAAGATGCGGTATTAAGTGCCAATTACATGCGGGTACTGCTCAAAGAGGCTTTCCCGGCCTTCTTTGACAGTGCGTGTATGCACGAGTGTGTGCTGACGATTCAAAAGGAAAAAATGAATGGGGTACATACCAGTGATGTAGCCAAGCGGTTGTTGGATTACGGCTTTTATGCTCCGACGATTTATTTCCCGCTCATTGTTCCGGAAGCCTTGATGATTGAGCCGACCGAAACAGAGAGCCGGGATATGTTGGAGGCTTTTGCCGAAGCCTTGAAAAAGATCTTTGAAGAAGCTCAGAATGCACCGGAAGCGGTGAAGCAGGCTCCGCATACGCAGCCTGTGGCGCGTATCGACGAAGTAGGCGCCGCCCGCGAGCCGAATTTACATTGGTAA